One window of the Deltaproteobacteria bacterium genome contains the following:
- a CDS encoding PD40 domain-containing protein produces the protein MTLLLLLIATPAKAEIYILIDQFTPEQRFPIAVADLSGSSDTAHELTEMLKKNLNLAGYFEVIDRSRFTDHSGHYLPEDINFSKWTGIGARGLITGVVKGGSTVELRLFDPQLGKMLVGKRYKVKKKALYVAIHRFMDEILLALTGERGFYNTKIVAACGPLNKRQIMIMNVDGTGITPITKNKVNNISPSWSPFADRIAYTSYASYFPEIYISGIKGGKGKRITFNKALNITPAFTPDGNYLAVSSSMGGDPDLYLFDTEGNQVRQITQTTGVDIAPTFSPDGERLIFASERAGNLHLFAVNKQGGETTRLTYFGYQNDSPDWSPRSDKVVFSTRVGGQFNVALMNADGSGFQQLTQGGGSNESPTFSPDGRFIVYSTVHRDAKSELKLMMWDGYNQTVIENKNNCINSDWSNWLDAAEKQK, from the coding sequence ATGACACTATTACTACTATTAATCGCCACCCCTGCAAAGGCTGAGATTTATATTTTGATCGATCAATTCACTCCTGAGCAGCGCTTTCCTATTGCAGTGGCTGACTTAAGTGGCTCGAGTGACACCGCCCATGAACTGACCGAGATGCTGAAAAAAAATCTCAACCTGGCGGGTTATTTTGAAGTGATCGACCGATCACGTTTTACCGATCACAGCGGGCATTATTTACCTGAAGATATTAATTTTTCAAAATGGACCGGAATTGGGGCGCGGGGACTGATTACCGGCGTGGTTAAAGGTGGATCTACGGTTGAATTGCGTTTGTTCGATCCCCAACTTGGCAAAATGTTAGTGGGCAAACGTTACAAAGTGAAAAAGAAGGCCCTTTATGTCGCCATTCATCGCTTCATGGATGAAATTCTTTTGGCCCTCACTGGCGAACGGGGGTTTTACAATACTAAAATCGTTGCGGCCTGTGGCCCCCTCAATAAAAGGCAGATCATGATTATGAATGTTGATGGCACTGGCATCACCCCCATCACCAAAAATAAAGTTAATAATATTTCCCCCTCTTGGTCACCCTTTGCAGATCGCATTGCTTACACTTCTTATGCCAGCTATTTTCCTGAAATTTATATTAGTGGGATCAAGGGCGGTAAAGGCAAACGCATTACCTTTAATAAAGCCTTAAACATCACCCCAGCTTTTACTCCCGACGGCAATTATCTAGCGGTTTCTTCTAGCATGGGGGGTGACCCTGATCTTTATTTGTTTGATACCGAAGGCAATCAAGTGAGACAAATTACCCAAACCACGGGGGTTGACATTGCTCCCACTTTTTCGCCCGATGGTGAGCGGCTTATCTTTGCCTCGGAGCGGGCCGGCAATTTGCATCTCTTTGCTGTCAATAAGCAAGGTGGCGAAACGACGCGTTTGACTTATTTTGGTTATCAAAATGATTCGCCCGATTGGTCACCACGTAGTGACAAAGTGGTTTTTTCAACGCGCGTGGGCGGACAATTTAATGTTGCGCTGATGAATGCCGACGGCAGTGGTTTTCAGCAATTAACTCAAGGTGGCGGTAGTAATGAATCACCTACCTTTTCACCCGATGGTCGATTCATTGTGTATAGCACGGTGCACCGTGATGCGAAGAGTGAATTGAAGCTGATGATGTGGGATGGGTATAATCAAACCGTGATCGAAAATAAAAATAATTGCATCAATTCAGATTGGTCGAATTGGCTCGATGCCGCCGAAAAACAGAAATAA
- a CDS encoding Ppx/GppA family phosphatase: MPPKNRNKIAAIDIGSNTVLLTIVQRLNNGLCKVLLDQAEIPRLAKNLKPRKNFDPKAKARAFLVLKKYKKICDQYQVNKVLAVGTAAFRKAKDGYLFAKQIFDELKIPVEIISGEEEARLSYLSAKQDFAKHGVKIGMIDIGGGSTEIVSERHGQLKKISLPIGSVSLTEKFIHRHPISDLEWNQLKNFIDESIMDPGAKPGMTLVFRQRQTRAKRKWVGVAATVTSLLAVLKKMKTYDPKKIHGKTLTLQQIEKLTEALRKLSLADRKCFPGMHPKRADVLPTGGLILSRLMRYLKFKKITVSNHGLRYGVLFEIHPR, translated from the coding sequence ATGCCGCCGAAAAACAGAAATAAAATTGCTGCTATCGACATTGGGTCGAATACAGTTCTGTTAACCATCGTGCAGCGCTTAAACAATGGTTTATGCAAAGTATTGCTCGATCAGGCAGAAATCCCTCGGCTGGCTAAGAATTTAAAACCAAGAAAAAATTTTGACCCCAAAGCCAAAGCTAGGGCTTTTTTGGTTTTAAAAAAATATAAAAAAATTTGTGATCAATACCAGGTAAATAAGGTTTTAGCGGTTGGCACGGCGGCTTTTCGTAAAGCAAAAGATGGCTATCTATTTGCAAAACAGATTTTTGATGAACTTAAAATTCCAGTTGAAATTATTTCAGGGGAAGAAGAAGCCAGGCTTTCTTATTTAAGTGCCAAGCAAGATTTTGCTAAGCACGGTGTAAAGATAGGCATGATCGATATTGGCGGGGGGTCAACTGAGATTGTAAGCGAACGGCATGGGCAATTAAAAAAAATAAGCCTGCCTATAGGGTCCGTTAGTTTGACGGAAAAGTTCATCCATCGTCATCCCATTTCTGATTTAGAATGGAATCAGTTAAAAAATTTTATTGACGAATCAATTATGGATCCCGGGGCTAAGCCCGGGATGACGTTGGTCTTTCGCCAGAGACAGACACGCGCAAAGAGAAAGTGGGTCGGGGTTGCAGCTACGGTAACTAGCTTGTTAGCGGTTCTGAAAAAAATGAAAACTTATGACCCCAAAAAAATCCATGGCAAAACTTTAACGCTACAACAGATTGAAAAATTAACCGAAGCTCTACGAAAATTATCGTTAGCCGACCGCAAATGCTTTCCAGGCATGCATCCTAAACGAGCCGATGTTTTGCCAACTGGCGGATTAATTTTAAGCCGATTGATGCGTTACTTAAAATTTAAAAAAATTACAGTGAGTAACCATGGCTTACGTTACGGAGTATTGTTCGAAATACACCCAAGATAG
- a CDS encoding glutamate racemase yields MAVKKPAIGIFDSGLGGLTVLSAIQKQIPQENLIYVGDTARVPYGTKSKETVTRYALQITEFLVGQGVKALVVACNTASAFALTQLKSKFDIPIIGVLQPGARAAVATTKRKRVGVIGTEGTIRSGAYRQAILELEPQVHLCMKACPLFVPLVEEGWVQHPVTELVAKTYLEDFIKEDIDALILGCTHYPLLKPILKDVLGPAVYLVDSAQETANELVSLLKAKNLQNESGKGKLEFYSTDAPDKFQALAGRFLAQAVESVHLLEI; encoded by the coding sequence GTGGCTGTTAAAAAACCGGCGATTGGTATCTTTGATTCAGGTCTAGGTGGGTTAACGGTTTTAAGCGCCATTCAAAAACAAATTCCGCAAGAAAATTTGATTTATGTGGGTGATACGGCTCGCGTGCCTTATGGTACCAAGTCAAAAGAAACTGTTACCCGCTATGCCTTGCAAATCACGGAGTTTCTGGTGGGGCAAGGGGTGAAGGCTCTCGTGGTTGCTTGTAATACCGCATCAGCCTTTGCGTTAACTCAATTAAAATCAAAGTTTGATATTCCCATTATCGGGGTGTTGCAGCCCGGGGCCAGGGCGGCGGTGGCAACCACTAAGCGTAAGCGGGTGGGTGTGATTGGCACCGAGGGCACCATTCGTTCGGGGGCTTATCGCCAAGCGATTTTAGAATTAGAGCCACAAGTACATCTTTGTATGAAGGCCTGCCCTTTGTTTGTGCCGCTAGTTGAAGAAGGTTGGGTGCAACATCCGGTCACCGAGTTGGTGGCCAAAACTTATTTGGAAGATTTTATTAAGGAAGATATTGATGCACTGATCTTAGGTTGTACTCACTATCCCTTGCTTAAACCCATTCTCAAAGATGTGCTGGGCCCTGCTGTTTATTTGGTTGATTCTGCCCAAGAGACAGCCAATGAATTGGTTAGCTTATTAAAAGCCAAAAATTTACAAAACGAATCGGGTAAGGGAAAACTAGAATTTTATTCAACCGATGCCCCGGATAAATTTCAAGCCCTCGCTGGCCGATTCTTGGCGCAGGCTGTCGAGTCAGTACATCTTCTAGAAATTTAA
- a CDS encoding HutD family protein: MTNDPIRNEGSTSWWDPFYFRVESGPTKLADKPDPSLVQALHLRGSELLRFGDEQQKTVGASLLQWVEAQGGYEGELAASELCKGGAESKRGCSGVERVVGGATQVMQNLDVGDVALLAGVGLLGQATRNGVMSWMGRRVESWWNRGTVGTVLARGVGVTTEVAGITGIGVAEKLKHGESVNLGDEALRTGVGWLGLRLGMLGVGGTAQAFHYVGRYEVPRLVGGMTFTRVTSAFVGGTAGMVGAETLFESSDGLSKRALSQKVYQAATTQAKFMVGMRGIHALFPSVAHASQRLSVAHVYLQRGIQPKTITPPNGFDRFLGTLSSYGAWQPAMAFPGRVEGPLKGMQFGALVEPALGAGRGGANRRVKVDESRPPMGVVPFFGTRFEKTPTQFQVPNPEAIASCLAADPTYAAQLLGHFGLTTHALDIRAFARGFNLARQNPETVRTTAWDLDEVQLHWALTPAGLLRGNGRGQDARYHHTDPKVFDPQTYQPYQPRHKPNPLLRAVYWAMDGFRLRQEMQLHPGVPAYELGLRLGQADNLILCTTGPSGRFMILANEVPALKYIYFGKGPDELVTDRDVRHAPNIYTREHLAMAMQQAASLRYLADEHPLVVDYVHRVQNNPKGGAKLKHPALPLLLAKAGIAKRPFNRLVDDSSSTYKMLAALPGFTIYQPPSNRKKFSLWPLSFLNLTLGTSSGYLNRMSGYYVDDLANAMGNGYQSVRLPRTAPIPADYPHQRLAIELPWWRHDREYFGPMRDIKADARAVRAAHLPPTFKNRYVAMRHGLARSNSYDQVVSDPARASLPKWGLEPESRTHMRESFNKWFDSNQPQIEAALQAGKLHIFSSDFSRARETAEIAAAVIYEKTGKHIAIQIAPALRDRGFGGAEGQSPAATYYNQVWAEDPKNPHHKMFGAESAHEVQGRFVTFMKGLEKRFSDGDHLVLLFSHGDLMRIGMTAVNDMNPGLHVERFGYIFNGDPIDMRRQPNIVQAPTKLNNQFVAVRHGQAVPNVEKHLVSSPKIGMEPGQGLTATGRIQTRERTLAWYDANQARIDEALAAGKLHIYASPFTRTTETAQLAADVLYEKTGKRVHVVRADELRERYFGERDGSNDPWSVYRAVWAEDKTNPHHHYQQAENPYQVQARFLGFMNELDRRYADGDHLVLLYSHGDVIRLSVAGLTRSPSYDPAVHKESFGDVHHVEYRELTAMESPPVGSRFQYRLMNSTDYQEMPWASGKGVTHQVAINPPNADMKAKDFAWRVSMAPVKDEGAWSHFTGYQRVVVITEGPGIVLTHHMDDALPVTNRVLPWQVYRFDGTATTKPELIGGIPIKDFSVIYDPTRARVNVSVLDGTNGSVDKGALRALTQGDHYYHCAQGPCTIAIKGEAEHHLNQGDTFHLQVQPNNAVQITVRPGSSTAKVISTSIYPR; encoded by the coding sequence ATGACAAATGATCCCATTCGCAATGAGGGGTCCACTAGTTGGTGGGATCCTTTTTATTTTCGTGTTGAGTCAGGGCCAACTAAATTAGCTGATAAACCTGATCCGAGCCTTGTTCAAGCTTTGCACTTGCGAGGTAGTGAACTGTTGCGTTTTGGCGATGAGCAGCAAAAAACCGTCGGGGCATCCTTATTACAATGGGTTGAAGCGCAAGGGGGATATGAAGGTGAATTGGCCGCGAGTGAATTATGTAAAGGCGGGGCTGAGAGCAAGCGAGGGTGTAGCGGGGTTGAGCGAGTGGTGGGGGGAGCTACACAAGTGATGCAGAATTTGGATGTAGGCGATGTGGCATTATTAGCCGGGGTAGGGTTGTTGGGGCAAGCGACGCGTAATGGGGTCATGTCATGGATGGGGAGACGAGTCGAGAGTTGGTGGAACCGCGGAACGGTGGGAACGGTGCTAGCCCGAGGGGTTGGAGTTACGACCGAGGTAGCTGGAATTACGGGAATTGGGGTGGCTGAAAAATTAAAGCATGGAGAATCAGTAAACCTAGGGGACGAAGCTTTACGAACGGGGGTTGGATGGTTGGGCTTGCGTTTAGGGATGTTGGGGGTGGGTGGTACGGCACAGGCTTTCCATTATGTGGGCAGATATGAGGTGCCGAGGTTAGTTGGAGGGATGACATTCACAAGGGTGACGAGTGCTTTCGTCGGAGGTACTGCGGGAATGGTAGGGGCAGAAACGTTATTTGAAAGTTCAGACGGTTTATCGAAACGAGCTTTGAGTCAAAAAGTTTATCAAGCAGCCACGACACAAGCCAAATTTATGGTGGGGATGCGAGGGATCCACGCCTTATTTCCTAGCGTGGCACATGCCAGCCAGCGCTTATCTGTTGCGCATGTTTATTTACAACGCGGGATTCAGCCAAAAACAATCACGCCTCCCAATGGGTTTGACCGATTTTTAGGAACCCTTTCTTCTTATGGTGCCTGGCAGCCCGCTATGGCTTTCCCCGGGCGTGTAGAAGGGCCACTCAAAGGAATGCAATTTGGTGCTTTAGTTGAGCCGGCTTTGGGTGCCGGTCGTGGTGGTGCTAATCGCCGGGTTAAGGTTGATGAAAGTAGACCGCCGATGGGTGTGGTGCCGTTTTTTGGAACAAGATTTGAAAAAACTCCGACTCAATTTCAAGTTCCCAATCCTGAAGCAATTGCCAGCTGTTTAGCAGCAGATCCTACTTATGCTGCACAGTTACTCGGTCATTTTGGCCTAACGACCCATGCCTTAGATATACGTGCCTTTGCCCGTGGTTTTAATCTCGCCCGCCAAAATCCCGAAACCGTGCGCACTACCGCGTGGGATCTTGATGAAGTGCAATTGCATTGGGCCCTGACACCGGCGGGCCTACTACGTGGCAACGGTAGAGGACAGGACGCCCGGTATCATCATACAGACCCCAAAGTTTTTGACCCTCAAACTTATCAGCCCTATCAGCCCCGTCATAAACCCAACCCCCTGCTACGTGCGGTGTATTGGGCTATGGATGGTTTTCGTTTGCGCCAAGAAATGCAGTTGCATCCGGGGGTGCCGGCCTATGAGTTAGGTTTGCGCCTGGGTCAAGCCGACAATCTTATTTTGTGCACCACCGGGCCCTCAGGTCGTTTTATGATCTTGGCCAATGAAGTGCCGGCGTTGAAATATATTTATTTTGGTAAAGGCCCTGATGAATTGGTCACCGACCGCGACGTGCGTCATGCACCTAACATTTACACCCGTGAACATTTGGCTATGGCCATGCAACAGGCAGCTAGCTTGCGTTATCTGGCCGATGAACATCCTCTGGTGGTTGATTATGTTCACCGGGTGCAAAATAATCCTAAAGGTGGGGCCAAGCTCAAACATCCAGCCTTGCCTTTGTTGCTAGCCAAGGCGGGCATTGCCAAGCGGCCCTTCAATCGTTTGGTCGATGATTCGTCTTCTACTTATAAAATGTTGGCCGCCTTGCCTGGCTTTACCATCTATCAACCTCCGTCCAACCGTAAAAAGTTTTCCCTTTGGCCCTTGTCGTTCTTAAATCTTACTTTAGGCACTTCTAGTGGTTATTTAAATCGGATGAGTGGTTATTATGTTGATGATTTGGCCAATGCCATGGGCAATGGTTATCAATCCGTTCGGTTGCCTCGCACTGCACCGATTCCTGCCGATTATCCTCATCAACGTCTTGCGATCGAACTCCCTTGGTGGCGCCACGACCGCGAATACTTTGGCCCCATGCGCGACATTAAGGCAGACGCGCGGGCCGTTCGTGCAGCCCATTTGCCGCCGACGTTTAAAAATCGTTATGTAGCCATGCGCCATGGTCTAGCGCGTAGTAACTCGTACGATCAGGTGGTGAGTGATCCAGCTCGGGCAAGCCTGCCGAAATGGGGGCTTGAGCCTGAAAGCCGCACTCATATGCGTGAGTCGTTTAACAAATGGTTTGATAGCAATCAGCCACAAATTGAAGCGGCCCTGCAAGCCGGCAAGTTGCACATCTTCAGTTCTGATTTTAGCCGTGCCCGTGAAACCGCTGAAATTGCGGCCGCGGTTATCTATGAAAAAACCGGCAAACATATTGCAATTCAAATCGCTCCCGCTTTACGTGATCGAGGCTTTGGTGGGGCGGAAGGGCAAAGCCCTGCCGCTACTTACTATAACCAAGTATGGGCAGAAGATCCCAAAAATCCCCATCATAAAATGTTCGGGGCCGAATCGGCTCACGAGGTGCAAGGCCGCTTTGTCACATTCATGAAAGGTTTGGAAAAACGTTTTAGCGATGGTGACCACTTGGTATTACTTTTCTCCCACGGCGATCTGATGCGCATTGGCATGACGGCTGTAAACGACATGAACCCTGGTTTACATGTGGAGCGCTTTGGTTATATCTTTAATGGGGACCCCATCGATATGCGACGCCAACCCAATATCGTTCAGGCGCCCACAAAATTAAACAATCAATTTGTGGCCGTTCGGCATGGGCAGGCGGTTCCTAATGTTGAGAAGCACTTAGTGTCTTCTCCCAAAATAGGCATGGAACCTGGCCAGGGGTTAACAGCCACAGGCCGCATACAAACCCGTGAACGCACGCTTGCCTGGTATGATGCCAACCAAGCCCGAATCGATGAAGCCTTAGCCGCCGGCAAATTGCATATTTATGCCTCGCCTTTTACCCGTACCACCGAGACTGCCCAATTAGCCGCTGATGTTCTTTATGAAAAAACAGGCAAGCGAGTTCACGTTGTCCGTGCCGATGAATTGCGCGAACGCTATTTTGGTGAGCGGGATGGTTCAAACGATCCATGGTCAGTTTATCGAGCGGTGTGGGCGGAAGATAAAACCAATCCTCACCACCATTACCAACAGGCTGAAAACCCTTACCAAGTTCAAGCCCGCTTTTTGGGATTCATGAATGAACTCGACCGTCGTTATGCCGACGGCGATCACTTGGTTTTGCTATATTCCCACGGTGATGTCATTCGTTTGAGCGTAGCGGGATTAACGCGTTCTCCAAGCTACGATCCGGCGGTTCATAAAGAGTCTTTTGGAGATGTTCACCATGTCGAATATCGGGAACTTACTGCTATGGAAAGTCCGCCGGTAGGGAGTCGTTTCCAATATCGATTGATGAATTCTACGGATTATCAAGAAATGCCTTGGGCGAGTGGAAAGGGTGTAACCCATCAAGTAGCCATCAATCCCCCCAACGCCGATATGAAGGCCAAAGACTTTGCCTGGCGGGTGAGCATGGCACCGGTGAAAGACGAAGGGGCGTGGAGCCATTTCACGGGTTATCAGCGAGTGGTGGTTATTACAGAAGGTCCAGGTATTGTTTTAACTCATCATATGGATGATGCTTTGCCGGTAACAAATAGGGTGTTGCCATGGCAGGTTTATCGTTTCGATGGTACAGCAACCACTAAGCCTGAATTAATCGGTGGAATCCCGATCAAAGATTTTAGCGTTATTTACGATCCCACCCGTGCCCGTGTGAACGTGAGCGTATTAGATGGCACGAATGGTAGTGTCGATAAGGGGGCCCTGCGTGCCTTGACCCAAGGCGACCATTATTATCATTGTGCCCAAGGCCCTTGTACTATTGCTATCAAAGGTGAAGCCGAACATCACTTGAACCAAGGCGACACCTTTCATTTACAAGTTCAACCGAATAACGCCGTGCAAATTACCGTGAGACCTGGTTCTTCCACTGCTAAGGTAATTAGCACTTCCATATACCCTCGTTAA
- a CDS encoding MotA/TolQ/ExbB proton channel family protein encodes MLWSVLFLQAEVAHRGQKINILELALGSDPIVQLTLAILLFFSIFSWTIILYKFFQIKKARRSSGKFLATFENAPRLEEILTKRKGSEESPLYEIFLSGLRDILLIKQAKAKDPTYPAKLDLDHVRKRIQQSSDNETGRLEQFTPFLATTASACPFIGLFGTVWGILTAFWVLKEGSGSSSIQVVGPYIAEALIATAVGLAAAIPAVVFYNYFVTKIKALARDYEDFSLDLTRRIQHEYF; translated from the coding sequence ATGCTTTGGAGCGTATTATTTTTACAGGCTGAAGTGGCCCATCGCGGTCAAAAAATCAATATTTTAGAATTAGCCTTGGGCAGCGACCCCATTGTGCAGCTAACTTTGGCGATACTGCTTTTCTTTTCCATTTTTTCTTGGACGATTATCCTCTACAAATTTTTTCAAATCAAAAAGGCTCGCCGCAGCTCGGGGAAATTTTTAGCAACCTTTGAAAACGCGCCTCGACTAGAAGAAATTTTAACCAAACGGAAAGGTAGTGAAGAAAGCCCGCTTTACGAAATTTTTCTTTCTGGGCTGCGCGATATTCTTTTAATCAAACAGGCCAAGGCCAAAGACCCCACTTATCCTGCTAAATTAGATTTAGACCATGTGCGAAAACGCATCCAACAAAGTAGCGATAACGAAACCGGAAGGCTGGAACAATTCACTCCCTTTTTAGCCACCACGGCATCCGCCTGCCCGTTTATTGGTTTGTTTGGCACGGTGTGGGGTATCCTTACGGCCTTTTGGGTTTTAAAAGAAGGCTCAGGCTCAAGCTCGATTCAAGTGGTAGGGCCTTATATTGCTGAGGCATTGATCGCCACCGCAGTGGGTCTGGCTGCGGCTATCCCGGCTGTTGTGTTTTACAACTATTTCGTAACCAAAATAAAAGCCTTGGCTCGCGATTATGAAGATTTTTCGTTGGATCTCACACGACGCATTCAACACGAATATTTTTAA
- a CDS encoding type II toxin-antitoxin system PemK/MazF family toxin produces MTYKAFDVVVVPFPFTDSSQTKKRPALVLSSKSHFNSEAKHSIMAMITSAKNSAWPLDVKLNALASAGLSADSVIRMKLFTLDHRFIIRKTGVLSTQDRKSVTKSLRKALRDIL; encoded by the coding sequence GTGACTTATAAAGCCTTTGATGTGGTAGTGGTCCCCTTCCCCTTCACAGATTCTTCGCAAACAAAGAAAAGACCGGCTCTTGTTTTATCTTCCAAATCTCATTTTAATAGCGAAGCAAAACACAGTATCATGGCAATGATTACCAGTGCTAAAAATTCAGCATGGCCACTGGATGTAAAATTGAACGCTCTCGCTTCCGCAGGGCTTTCCGCAGACTCGGTCATTCGAATGAAGTTGTTCACACTTGATCATCGTTTCATCATTCGCAAAACAGGCGTTTTGTCCACACAAGACAGAAAATCGGTGACGAAATCACTCCGTAAAGCACTAAGGGACATTCTCTAA
- a CDS encoding AbrB/MazE/SpoVT family DNA-binding domain-containing protein — protein MLAAKLTSKYQATIPNPVREKLGLQKGDVIAFEIQKDKVTLKKASPLDLQFAKSLQGTLEEWNSKNDDEAYGDL, from the coding sequence ATGTTGGCTGCAAAATTAACCTCAAAATACCAGGCTACGATCCCTAACCCTGTAAGAGAAAAATTAGGTTTACAAAAGGGAGATGTGATTGCTTTTGAAATTCAAAAAGACAAGGTCACTCTTAAAAAAGCATCCCCCCTCGATCTCCAATTCGCAAAATCTCTCCAAGGAACCCTAGAAGAATGGAATTCCAAAAATGACGATGAGGCTTACGGTGACTTATAA
- the tolR gene encoding protein TolR, translating to MALSSHKQGRSVLAEINVTPMVDVMLVLLIIFMIAAPLLQQGIEVDIPEVSSSSATQKKPEDTVLTITQAGQIYINDDKSVSYNTVNISDKLSSIYKDTARKEIFIRADKQVPYGHVVKVMGVCKNLGIEKVGLDTEFENQGGS from the coding sequence ATGGCGCTTAGTTCCCACAAACAAGGTCGTTCGGTGTTGGCCGAAATTAACGTCACCCCCATGGTGGATGTTATGTTGGTGCTTTTAATTATTTTTATGATTGCTGCACCGCTATTGCAGCAAGGCATTGAAGTGGACATTCCGGAGGTGTCTAGTAGTAGTGCCACTCAGAAAAAACCCGAAGACACGGTTTTAACCATCACCCAAGCCGGTCAAATTTATATTAACGACGACAAATCGGTGAGCTATAATACGGTCAACATTTCCGACAAACTGAGCTCTATTTACAAAGATACGGCCCGCAAAGAAATCTTTATCCGCGCCGACAAACAAGTCCCTTATGGGCACGTTGTTAAAGTCATGGGGGTATGCAAAAATTTAGGGATCGAAAAAGTAGGCCTCGACACCGAGTTTGAAAACCAAGGAGGCTCTTAA
- the bcp gene encoding thioredoxin-dependent thiol peroxidase has translation MKKEKIFEIGSPAPAFELPDQDGKPIKLSDHRGKWVVLYFYPKDNTPGCTIEAINFTKSLARLTDLNAVVLGVSADTPECHQKFIKKQKLKINLLSDPEHKMIENYGCWAPKKFLGREFLGILRKTFLINPKGEIVYIWPKVKVLGHAAEVEAKLKELQA, from the coding sequence ATGAAGAAAGAAAAAATTTTTGAAATTGGTTCGCCAGCCCCTGCCTTTGAGTTGCCCGATCAAGATGGTAAGCCCATCAAACTTAGCGATCATCGTGGTAAGTGGGTGGTGCTCTATTTTTATCCAAAAGATAATACCCCTGGTTGCACCATCGAGGCCATTAATTTTACTAAATCGTTAGCTCGATTAACGGACTTAAATGCCGTTGTGTTAGGGGTGAGCGCTGATACTCCCGAATGCCATCAAAAATTTATCAAAAAACAAAAGCTTAAAATCAATCTCTTGAGTGATCCTGAACATAAAATGATTGAAAACTATGGCTGCTGGGCCCCCAAAAAATTTCTGGGCCGAGAATTTTTAGGCATTTTACGCAAAACCTTTCTGATTAACCCCAAAGGCGAGATCGTTTACATTTGGCCTAAGGTCAAGGTGCTAGGTCACGCCGCCGAAGTCGAAGCCAAATTAAAAGAACTACAAGCTTAA
- a CDS encoding TonB family protein, producing MSYKAVQEFKDSPTLPGSLLISVVFHLLMFIFAIIAGELFRQEEVPASKITFIRFSKNPSPVATSAPVEHPMIAPTPKPIQEVKKPEPISKPVVNNKPQPTTNKKSINAPTTTQKKPKPDNQNIQEALSKVNQELQNREKVENTGPGLPSGSEGGPILADDPAIAQYRAMVKAKVQRNLYWQSQVSDTVLSTTITFRLSPSGSLISASFRKTSGNGAFDAACMRAIQASNPFSPPPAGAVSETFVVTFKKRL from the coding sequence ATGTCCTACAAAGCGGTTCAGGAATTTAAAGACTCACCTACGCTGCCAGGGTCTTTACTCATCTCGGTGGTCTTTCACCTGCTAATGTTCATTTTTGCAATCATTGCAGGGGAGCTGTTTCGCCAGGAAGAAGTCCCCGCCAGCAAAATTACTTTTATTCGATTTTCAAAAAATCCTTCGCCGGTGGCCACCAGCGCCCCGGTTGAACATCCGATGATTGCACCTACACCCAAACCAATTCAAGAAGTAAAAAAACCAGAACCTATCAGCAAACCTGTGGTTAATAATAAGCCCCAACCCACCACGAATAAAAAATCTATCAACGCCCCAACAACTACTCAAAAAAAACCAAAACCTGATAATCAAAATATTCAGGAGGCCTTATCTAAAGTAAATCAAGAATTACAAAATAGAGAGAAGGTTGAAAACACCGGGCCCGGCTTACCGAGTGGAAGTGAAGGCGGGCCTATCTTGGCGGATGACCCCGCCATTGCGCAATATCGAGCCATGGTAAAGGCCAAGGTGCAACGCAATCTTTATTGGCAATCGCAAGTAAGCGATACGGTTTTAAGTACAACGATTACGTTTCGCTTAAGCCCAAGTGGGTCGCTGATCTCGGCTAGCTTTCGTAAGACCTCGGGCAACGGTGCGTTTGATGCGGCTTGCATGCGCGCGATTCAAGCCTCGAATCCTTTTTCGCCACCACCGGCTGGGGCAGTGTCGGAAACATTTGTGGTGACGTTTAAAAAGAGATTATAA